One Micromonospora eburnea genomic region harbors:
- a CDS encoding transketolase: MTTTTATDPAVLRALLDRVRAGREFGANVYSTLDVLQVLYDRVLRITPATVEDPDRDRFLLSKGHAVAGYYALLAAKGFVPVEWLDDQGGPDSRLGDHPDHLLVPGVEIGSGSLGHGLGLGVGTALGLRAQGRFDPRVYVLLGDAELDEGSNHEAIAYAGATGLASLTAIVLDNRSASHGWPGGVASRFTANGWTAATVDGRDHEALHTALTGHDNHRPHVVVAVVTDGE, translated from the coding sequence ATGACGACGACGACCGCCACCGACCCCGCCGTACTGCGGGCGCTGCTCGACCGGGTACGCGCCGGGCGCGAGTTCGGCGCGAACGTGTACTCGACGCTGGACGTGCTCCAGGTGCTCTACGACCGGGTGCTCCGGATCACCCCGGCGACCGTGGAGGACCCCGACCGGGACCGCTTCCTGCTCTCCAAGGGGCACGCGGTCGCCGGCTACTACGCCCTGCTCGCCGCCAAGGGCTTCGTGCCGGTGGAGTGGCTGGACGACCAGGGTGGCCCGGACAGCCGCCTCGGCGACCATCCGGACCACCTGCTGGTGCCCGGGGTGGAGATCGGCTCCGGGTCGCTCGGCCACGGCCTGGGTCTGGGCGTGGGCACCGCGCTCGGGCTGCGGGCCCAGGGCCGGTTCGACCCGCGCGTGTACGTGCTGCTCGGCGACGCCGAGTTGGACGAGGGCTCCAACCACGAGGCGATCGCGTACGCCGGGGCGACCGGGCTGGCCAGCCTGACCGCGATCGTGCTGGACAACAGGTCGGCCAGTCACGGCTGGCCGGGCGGCGTGGCCAGCCGGTTCACCGCCAACGGGTGGACCGCCGCGACCGTCGACGGCCGGGACCACGAGGCCCTGCACACCGCCCTCACCGGACACGACAACCACCGGCCGCACGTCGTCGTCGCGGTCGTCACGGACGGAGAATGA
- a CDS encoding transketolase family protein, with the protein MRETFVAAATDFLDDPRTTIVLADISAAAFAPAAERHPDRVINVGIREQLMMGVAGGLALTGQRPIVHSYAPFLVERAYEQIKLDLDHQGVGAVLVSVGASYDRAAAGRTHLSPADVALIDTLHDWTVHVPGHRDEVPGLLRNVVCGQGSAYVRLSTRSNTQAYPDAGDLRVVRDAGPGAPLLVAVGPVLDQALAAVTDRPVTVAYTHRPRPFDVAGLRALAGTEVILVEPYLAGTSARVVAAALADRPHRLLALGVGRSELRRYGTPEDHDRWHGLDAAGLRRSIDAFLTPAPAIA; encoded by the coding sequence ATGCGCGAGACCTTCGTGGCGGCGGCCACCGACTTCCTGGACGACCCCCGGACCACCATCGTCCTGGCCGACATCTCCGCCGCGGCGTTCGCCCCGGCCGCCGAGCGCCACCCGGACCGGGTCATCAACGTCGGCATCCGGGAGCAGCTCATGATGGGCGTGGCGGGTGGGCTCGCGCTGACCGGGCAGCGCCCGATCGTGCACAGCTACGCTCCGTTCCTCGTCGAGCGGGCGTACGAGCAGATCAAGCTGGATCTCGACCACCAAGGGGTCGGGGCGGTGCTGGTCAGCGTCGGCGCGTCGTACGACCGGGCGGCGGCGGGCCGCACCCATCTCAGCCCGGCCGACGTGGCGCTGATCGACACCCTGCACGACTGGACGGTGCACGTGCCCGGCCACCGGGACGAGGTGCCCGGGCTGCTGCGGAACGTGGTGTGCGGGCAGGGCTCTGCGTACGTGCGGTTGTCCACGCGGAGCAACACGCAGGCGTACCCGGACGCGGGTGACCTGCGGGTGGTCCGCGACGCCGGCCCGGGAGCGCCGCTGCTGGTGGCGGTCGGTCCGGTGCTGGACCAGGCGCTCGCGGCGGTCACCGACCGGCCGGTCACCGTGGCGTACACCCATCGGCCGCGGCCGTTCGACGTGGCCGGTCTGCGGGCCCTCGCGGGCACCGAGGTGATCCTGGTCGAGCCGTATCTGGCGGGCACCTCGGCCCGGGTGGTCGCCGCGGCGCTGGCCGACCGGCCGCACCGGCTGCTCGCCCTCGGCGTGGGCCGGTCGGAGCTGCGCCGCTACGGCACGCCCGAGGACCACGACCGCTGGCACGGCCTGGACGCGGCCGGGCTACGCCGCTCGATCGACGCGTTCCTCACCCCGGCCCCGGCCATCGCCTGA
- a CDS encoding glycosyltransferase family 2 protein, which translates to MKLSILMPVFNEEERIADALKQALAVDYPCEIELVVVDDGSRDGTGEVLGRMDDARLRVITHPRNAGKGAAIRTAVDNAEGEYMVILDADLEYDPQDIPRLLEPVLDGRATVVYGNRTFGSHSAYSFWYVIGNKGVTMAANVLFNSYIGDLETCFKLMPLELYRSLQVRSRGFGMEAEVTGKLLRQRIRPYEVPISYRARGREEGKKITWKDGVEAIWILARERARRRSASVAAN; encoded by the coding sequence GTGAAGCTCTCGATCCTCATGCCGGTCTTCAACGAGGAGGAACGCATCGCGGATGCCCTTAAGCAGGCATTGGCGGTGGATTACCCGTGCGAGATCGAGCTCGTCGTGGTGGACGACGGGAGCCGGGACGGCACCGGTGAGGTGCTCGGCCGGATGGACGACGCGCGGCTGCGGGTGATCACCCACCCACGCAACGCCGGCAAGGGCGCGGCGATCAGAACCGCCGTGGACAACGCCGAGGGTGAATACATGGTCATCCTCGACGCCGACCTCGAATACGACCCGCAGGACATCCCGCGGCTGCTCGAACCGGTGCTCGACGGGCGGGCGACGGTGGTCTACGGCAACCGGACCTTCGGCAGTCACAGTGCCTACAGCTTCTGGTACGTGATTGGCAACAAAGGCGTCACGATGGCGGCGAACGTGCTGTTCAACTCGTACATCGGCGACCTGGAGACCTGCTTCAAGCTGATGCCGCTGGAGCTGTACCGTTCGCTCCAGGTCCGGTCCCGTGGCTTCGGCATGGAGGCCGAGGTCACCGGCAAGCTGCTCCGCCAGCGCATCCGCCCCTACGAGGTGCCGATCAGCTACCGGGCCCGGGGTCGCGAAGAGGGCAAGAAGATCACCTGGAAGGACGGCGTCGAGGCCATCTGGATCCTCGCCCGCGAGCGCGCCCGGCGTCGCTCGGCCAGCGTCGCCGCGAACTGA
- a CDS encoding ricin-type beta-trefoil lectin domain protein, giving the protein MLGTPTRRERTTRRRAVAVLSAAALALPMLVGPAAPAAAADRPAVQPLPTALESVRAAEATALYGSPELRPLEQRRTALVTMGDSEISGEGVGNYVPGTHQDGNWCDRSYDQAVFRTGIPADEKYNLACSGATPWNLIAGGPTQHNELNQGDYLAIKARNTHIKLIWVVVGANGDGTIQFGPVATDCAIRRVFLQGACWPTYTDQWTIRTDGSRAAVEDALNSIRQTMTSAGYLRSDYELVLMSYPSPGSPDVEDNPNFPGWYSGGCLLYLADAAFARNKAVPLFESALRAAATNTGTRYLDASRLFHGHEVCTDNTSVRGLYIEIGIWDENAARQSFHPNYRGHGMFAQCMTQFWNSGQARATCVDPASTGQGALINGLLEFKQLRNVATGTCVDGKGYDSRNNTVQQSYGCHGGRNQGFWYDPARQSLHSELSHDRCLDVTGGSLTANTTVNTYDCNGGLNQKFVFAGNQLKPAGATNLCVGFDSPLLGTPRLRLATCSTSTRQQWSFESRSYANPVGYGHSDFIGSRVY; this is encoded by the coding sequence ATGCTTGGCACCCCCACCAGGCGCGAACGGACGACCCGGCGGCGGGCCGTGGCCGTCCTGTCCGCCGCCGCTCTCGCCCTACCGATGCTGGTCGGACCGGCCGCCCCCGCGGCCGCCGCAGACCGGCCCGCCGTCCAGCCGCTCCCCACGGCCCTCGAATCCGTCCGCGCCGCCGAGGCCACCGCCCTCTACGGCTCACCCGAACTCCGGCCGCTGGAACAACGGCGGACCGCCCTGGTCACCATGGGCGACAGCGAGATCTCCGGCGAGGGAGTCGGCAACTACGTGCCCGGCACCCACCAGGACGGCAACTGGTGCGACCGCTCGTACGACCAGGCGGTCTTCCGTACCGGGATCCCGGCCGACGAGAAGTACAACCTGGCCTGCTCGGGCGCCACCCCGTGGAACCTGATCGCCGGCGGCCCGACCCAGCACAACGAGCTGAACCAGGGCGACTACCTGGCGATCAAGGCGCGCAACACGCACATCAAGCTGATCTGGGTGGTCGTCGGCGCGAACGGCGACGGCACCATCCAGTTCGGGCCCGTCGCCACCGACTGCGCGATCCGCCGGGTCTTCCTCCAGGGAGCGTGCTGGCCGACGTACACCGACCAGTGGACGATCCGCACCGACGGCAGCCGCGCCGCCGTCGAGGACGCGCTCAACTCCATCCGGCAGACCATGACCTCCGCCGGCTACCTGCGCTCCGACTACGAGCTGGTGCTGATGTCGTACCCGAGCCCGGGCAGCCCGGACGTGGAGGACAACCCGAACTTCCCCGGCTGGTACTCCGGCGGCTGCCTGCTCTACCTCGCCGACGCGGCGTTCGCCCGGAACAAGGCCGTACCGCTGTTCGAGTCCGCCCTGCGGGCGGCGGCGACCAACACCGGCACCCGCTACCTGGACGCCAGCCGGCTCTTCCACGGCCACGAGGTGTGCACCGACAACACCTCGGTCCGCGGTCTCTACATCGAGATCGGCATCTGGGACGAGAACGCCGCCCGGCAGTCGTTCCACCCCAACTACCGTGGGCACGGCATGTTCGCCCAGTGCATGACGCAGTTCTGGAACTCGGGCCAGGCGCGGGCGACCTGCGTCGACCCGGCCAGCACCGGGCAGGGCGCGCTGATCAACGGGCTGCTGGAGTTCAAGCAGCTACGCAACGTCGCCACCGGCACCTGCGTGGACGGCAAGGGGTACGACTCCCGTAACAACACGGTCCAGCAGTCGTACGGCTGCCACGGCGGGCGCAACCAGGGCTTCTGGTACGACCCGGCGCGACAGTCGCTGCACTCCGAGCTGTCCCACGACCGCTGCCTGGACGTGACCGGCGGCTCGTTGACCGCAAACACCACGGTCAACACCTACGACTGCAACGGCGGGCTCAACCAGAAGTTCGTCTTCGCCGGCAACCAGCTCAAGCCGGCCGGTGCGACCAACCTCTGTGTCGGCTTCGACAGCCCGTTGCTGGGCACCCCACGGCTGCGGCTGGCCACCTGCTCCACCAGCACCCGCCAGCAGTGGTCCTTCGAGTCCCGCTCGTACGCCAACCCGGTCGGCTACGGCCACTCCGACTTCATCGGCTCCCGGGTCTACTGA
- a CDS encoding ASCH domain-containing protein → MGHEELPTLELAFPGPERDRGVAAILSGQKTALTGLLEIYEHAGEAVPATGQRFSVLDSEGRPAVTIELVDVRVVPMKEIDDDFARAEGRGYADVAAWRAAHEEFFQSEGVREFLGRTPAIDDDTLVVAERFRVVEPGDARTP, encoded by the coding sequence ATGGGACATGAAGAGCTTCCGACCCTTGAACTCGCCTTTCCCGGTCCGGAACGTGACCGTGGGGTGGCGGCGATCCTGAGTGGTCAGAAGACCGCGCTCACGGGCCTGCTGGAGATTTACGAGCACGCCGGAGAGGCGGTGCCGGCGACCGGTCAGCGATTCTCGGTGCTTGATTCGGAGGGGCGTCCGGCGGTCACGATCGAGCTCGTCGACGTGCGCGTCGTTCCGATGAAGGAGATCGACGACGACTTCGCGCGAGCCGAGGGGCGTGGCTACGCTGACGTGGCAGCGTGGCGGGCGGCCCACGAGGAGTTCTTCCAGAGCGAGGGCGTGCGCGAGTTCCTGGGCCGGACCCCGGCCATCGATGACGACACCCTCGTCGTCGCCGAGCGCTTCCGTGTGGTCGAGCCCGGCGACGCGCGTACTCCGTGA
- a CDS encoding thiolase family protein: MSDAVIVGAVRTPVGRRKGSLAGVHPVDLSAHVLRALAERTGIDPGQVDDVVWGCVSQVGEQSWNVARNAVLAAGWPESVPGTTLDRQCGSSQQALHFAAATVVSGQADLVVAGGVESMTRVPMGSSVAGGMPFSGAILDRYRGVEGVAEDNPLPFNQGVGAELIAQRWRFSRAQLDEYALASHEKAAAAQDAGAFDPELAPVPLADGGKFTADEGIRRDTTLAKLGELATPFKADGVVTAGSASQISDGAAALAVTTSEWASRHGLRPLARVHTAVVAADDPVTMLTAPIPATAKALRRAGLGIEEIGVYEVNEAFAPVPLAWLAETEADPERLNPRGGAIALGHPLGGSGARIMTTMLQHMRDNGIRYGLQTMCEGGGMANATIVELL, encoded by the coding sequence ATGAGTGACGCGGTCATCGTCGGTGCGGTACGCACCCCGGTCGGGCGGCGCAAGGGCAGCCTCGCCGGCGTCCATCCGGTCGACCTCTCGGCGCACGTGCTGCGGGCCCTCGCCGAGCGGACCGGGATCGACCCCGGTCAGGTCGACGACGTGGTCTGGGGCTGCGTGTCCCAGGTCGGCGAGCAGTCCTGGAACGTCGCGCGCAACGCCGTGCTCGCCGCCGGCTGGCCCGAGTCGGTCCCCGGCACCACCCTCGACCGGCAGTGCGGGTCGAGCCAGCAGGCGCTGCACTTCGCTGCCGCCACCGTCGTGTCCGGCCAGGCCGATCTCGTGGTCGCCGGTGGGGTGGAGTCGATGACCCGGGTGCCGATGGGCTCCAGCGTGGCCGGCGGGATGCCGTTCAGCGGGGCGATCCTGGACCGCTATCGGGGCGTCGAGGGCGTCGCCGAGGACAACCCGCTCCCGTTCAACCAGGGCGTCGGCGCCGAGCTGATCGCCCAGCGGTGGCGCTTCTCCCGCGCGCAGCTCGACGAGTACGCGCTGGCCAGCCACGAGAAGGCGGCCGCCGCGCAGGACGCGGGCGCGTTCGATCCCGAGCTGGCCCCGGTGCCGCTGGCCGACGGTGGCAAGTTCACCGCAGACGAGGGCATCCGGCGGGACACCACGCTGGCCAAGCTCGGCGAGCTGGCCACCCCGTTCAAGGCCGACGGCGTGGTCACCGCCGGGTCCGCGTCGCAGATCTCCGACGGCGCGGCGGCGCTCGCCGTCACCACCAGCGAGTGGGCCAGCCGGCACGGCCTGCGCCCGCTGGCCCGGGTGCACACCGCAGTGGTCGCCGCCGACGACCCGGTCACCATGCTCACCGCACCCATCCCGGCCACCGCGAAGGCGCTGCGCCGCGCGGGGCTGGGCATCGAGGAGATCGGGGTGTACGAGGTGAACGAGGCGTTCGCCCCGGTGCCGCTGGCCTGGCTGGCCGAGACCGAGGCGGACCCGGAGCGGCTGAACCCGCGCGGCGGGGCGATCGCCCTGGGGCATCCGCTCGGCGGGTCCGGCGCGCGGATCATGACCACCATGCTCCAGCACATGCGGGACAACGGGATCCGCTACGGCCTGCAGACCATGTGTGAGGGCGGCGGCATGGCCAACGCCACCATCGTCGAGCTGCTCTGA
- a CDS encoding PH domain-containing protein, whose translation MIPPSPPARQWRVPGALPAAKLLGVVVLVALGLLFTDGDRVRLVLAGLAAAGLAGWALRDLVAPVRLAVDAEGIAVRQGFAGWRRLPWPAVEAVRVERRTRRGLTAETLEIDAGDSLHLFGRYDLDAPLEEVADALHAARSTAG comes from the coding sequence GTGATTCCACCGTCGCCCCCGGCCCGGCAGTGGCGGGTGCCGGGCGCCCTGCCAGCGGCCAAGCTGCTCGGAGTGGTCGTCCTGGTCGCCCTGGGTCTGCTCTTCACCGACGGTGACCGGGTCCGGCTCGTGCTCGCCGGGCTGGCCGCCGCCGGGCTCGCCGGCTGGGCCCTGCGTGACCTGGTCGCGCCGGTCCGGCTGGCCGTCGACGCCGAGGGGATCGCCGTGCGCCAGGGCTTCGCCGGCTGGCGGCGGCTGCCCTGGCCGGCCGTGGAGGCGGTCCGGGTGGAACGGCGTACCCGGCGCGGGCTCACCGCCGAGACGCTGGAGATCGACGCGGGCGACTCGCTGCACCTGTTCGGCCGGTACGACCTGGACGCGCCGCTGGAGGAGGTCGCCGACGCGCTGCACGCCGCCCGTTCCACCGCCGGCTGA
- a CDS encoding rhomboid family intramembrane serine protease, translating into MTERSGQAGDATGGPVPTTPVCYRHPDRETYVRCTRCDRPICPECMRDASVGHQCPECVNEGRRSVRPARTAFGGGAAGREGYVTKTLIALNVLVMVLSLASARSGTAVAGGSGLGGLLGDSTPLTRWGGVLGYASYVPFGPAHGVAAGEWYRLVTAMFLHFGLVHLLLNMWALWVLGRSLESVLGPLRFLALYLIAGIGGNVAVYLFSAPNQTSAGASTAIFGLFAAIFVIMRRLGRDTSAIVPILVINLIFTFTVPRISVAGHLGGLAVGALMALVLAYAPRMRRTMFQAAGGAILVVALLGLVLVRTGMLLG; encoded by the coding sequence ATGACTGAGCGCTCCGGGCAGGCAGGTGACGCCACCGGCGGGCCGGTGCCGACCACTCCGGTCTGCTACCGGCACCCCGACCGGGAGACGTACGTCCGGTGCACCCGTTGCGACCGGCCGATCTGCCCTGAGTGCATGCGGGACGCCTCGGTCGGGCACCAGTGCCCGGAGTGCGTCAACGAGGGACGCCGTAGCGTGCGGCCGGCGCGTACCGCCTTCGGTGGCGGTGCCGCCGGCCGCGAGGGCTACGTCACAAAGACCCTGATCGCGCTGAACGTGCTGGTGATGGTCCTCTCCCTCGCCTCGGCCCGGAGTGGGACCGCGGTCGCCGGCGGCTCTGGCCTGGGCGGCCTGCTCGGCGACTCCACCCCGCTGACCCGATGGGGCGGGGTGCTCGGCTACGCCTCGTACGTCCCCTTCGGGCCGGCCCACGGCGTCGCCGCCGGCGAGTGGTATCGACTCGTCACCGCGATGTTCCTGCACTTCGGCCTGGTACACCTGCTGCTCAACATGTGGGCGCTCTGGGTGCTCGGTCGGAGCCTGGAGTCGGTGCTCGGGCCGCTGCGCTTTCTCGCGCTCTATCTGATCGCCGGAATCGGCGGCAACGTCGCGGTCTACCTGTTCAGCGCGCCTAACCAGACCTCGGCCGGAGCGTCGACCGCCATCTTCGGCCTGTTCGCCGCGATCTTCGTGATCATGCGCCGGCTGGGCCGGGACACCTCGGCGATCGTGCCGATCCTGGTGATCAACCTGATCTTCACCTTCACCGTGCCGCGCATCTCCGTCGCCGGCCACCTGGGCGGCCTGGCCGTCGGCGCGTTGATGGCTCTGGTCCTGGCGTACGCCCCGCGGATGCGGCGGACCATGTTCCAGGCGGCGGGCGGGGCGATCCTGGTGGTGGCGCTGCTCGGGCTGGTCCTGGTCCGGACCGGGATGCTGCTCGGCTGA
- a CDS encoding peptidylprolyl isomerase translates to MAEAVYATLHTNAGPIRLELFPNHAPKTVRNFVELAEGTREYIDPRTGQPGSGPYYDGTISHRVISGFMIQMGDPTGTGRGGPGYKFADEFHPDLRFDRPYLLAMANAGPGTNGSQFFITVSPTPHLNNRHTIFGQVADEESAKVVDSIANTPTGPSDRPLQDVVIERVEIEQKQA, encoded by the coding sequence GTGGCCGAGGCTGTCTACGCCACCTTGCACACCAACGCCGGCCCGATCCGGCTGGAGCTCTTCCCGAACCACGCGCCCAAGACCGTCCGGAACTTTGTCGAGCTGGCCGAGGGCACCCGGGAATACATCGACCCGCGCACCGGCCAGCCGGGCAGCGGGCCGTACTACGACGGCACCATCTCGCACCGCGTGATCAGCGGCTTCATGATCCAGATGGGTGACCCGACCGGCACCGGCCGCGGCGGCCCGGGCTACAAGTTCGCCGACGAGTTCCACCCGGACCTGCGCTTCGACCGGCCGTACCTGCTGGCCATGGCGAACGCCGGGCCGGGCACCAACGGTTCGCAGTTCTTCATCACGGTCTCGCCGACCCCGCACCTGAACAACCGGCACACGATCTTCGGCCAGGTGGCCGACGAGGAGTCCGCGAAGGTGGTCGACTCGATCGCGAACACCCCCACCGGCCCGAGCGACCGGCCGCTCCAGGACGTGGTCATCGAGCGCGTCGAGATCGAGCAGAAGCAGGCGTGA
- the corA gene encoding magnesium/cobalt transporter CorA — MTDRVARDRTVGQNGSRVLRPRAWAAPVRAMSRILNADGSPGTPEPTGPGRSGVVDCGLYVDGERQSGEWHYADALAAAGRRRNAFVWLGLHEPGLDEMTEIAATFGLHELAVEDAVKAEQRPKLERFGDVAFLVLRTARYCEHTELTENSEVVETGQVMLFIGPNFLISVRHGDACRLSPVRADLEAKRELLGHGPWAVAYAITDRVVDLYLEVADRLEDDLDVLEADVFDRQGSGRIQRIYQMKRELVEFKRAVAPLQRPLLTLTSQVNREVPQEVRRYFRDVQDHLSRTVEQVNSYDDLLNSILQARLAQVTVDQNNDMRKIAAWAAIGAVWTAIAGIYGMNFDIMPETKMTYGYPVVLAVMLAISLALYRWFRRNGWL; from the coding sequence ATGACGGACCGGGTGGCACGCGATCGCACCGTTGGGCAGAACGGCAGCCGGGTGCTCAGGCCACGGGCCTGGGCGGCACCGGTACGCGCCATGTCCCGCATCCTCAACGCCGACGGCTCCCCGGGTACGCCCGAGCCGACCGGCCCCGGCCGGAGCGGGGTCGTCGACTGCGGCCTGTACGTCGACGGCGAGCGCCAGTCCGGCGAGTGGCACTACGCCGACGCCCTGGCGGCGGCCGGCCGGCGGCGGAACGCCTTCGTCTGGCTCGGTCTGCACGAGCCGGGGCTGGACGAGATGACCGAGATCGCCGCCACCTTCGGCCTGCACGAGCTGGCCGTGGAGGACGCGGTCAAGGCCGAGCAGCGACCCAAGCTGGAGCGCTTCGGGGACGTGGCCTTCCTGGTGCTCCGGACCGCCCGCTACTGCGAGCACACCGAGCTGACCGAGAACTCCGAGGTGGTGGAGACCGGTCAGGTGATGCTCTTCATCGGGCCGAACTTCCTGATCAGCGTCCGGCACGGGGACGCCTGCCGGCTCTCGCCGGTCCGGGCCGACCTGGAGGCGAAGCGGGAGCTGCTGGGGCACGGCCCGTGGGCGGTCGCGTACGCGATCACCGACCGGGTGGTGGACCTCTACCTGGAGGTCGCCGACCGGCTGGAGGACGACCTCGACGTGCTGGAGGCCGACGTCTTCGACCGGCAGGGCAGCGGCCGGATCCAGCGGATCTACCAGATGAAGCGGGAGCTGGTCGAGTTCAAGCGGGCGGTGGCACCCCTTCAGCGCCCGCTGCTCACCCTCACCTCGCAGGTCAACCGGGAGGTGCCGCAGGAGGTACGGCGCTACTTCCGGGACGTGCAGGACCACCTGAGCCGGACCGTCGAGCAGGTCAACTCGTACGACGACCTGCTCAACTCGATCCTGCAGGCGCGGCTGGCCCAGGTCACCGTCGACCAGAACAACGACATGCGCAAGATCGCCGCGTGGGCCGCGATCGGCGCGGTGTGGACCGCGATCGCCGGCATCTACGGCATGAACTTCGACATCATGCCCGAGACGAAGATGACGTACGGCTATCCGGTCGTGCTGGCGGTCATGCTCGCCATCTCACTGGCCCTCTACCGGTGGTTCCGGCGCAACGGCTGGCTGTAG
- a CDS encoding PLP-dependent aminotransferase family protein, with product MTAEQLISFARGAPSLDIVDVEGLKAAAVRAFDADPTGITAYGTAVGYPPLRRWIAEKHGVEADQVLITNGSLQADAFLFDHLVRRGDAVVVERPTYDRTLLNLQQMGGEIHGVTIQPDGLDTAELRKLLESGVRPRLAHVIPNYQNPAGVTLSLEKRRELLDLAAEYGFTIFEDDPYADIRFRGEPLPSMLSMDTRGVVVHASSFTKTVCPGVRVGYLVGPAELIAAIAKKATSLYISPGMVSEAIVHQFCVSGDIERSIHTVRTALGERAAVLAESLRRHIPEARFVEPDGGYFLWVELPEDVEVDRLAPAAAERGVAVVKGSDFLVDGGRHALRLAFSAVTADRIDEGVRRLAEAMAAVRG from the coding sequence ATGACCGCCGAGCAGCTGATCTCCTTCGCCCGTGGCGCTCCCTCGCTGGACATCGTCGATGTCGAGGGGCTCAAGGCCGCCGCCGTCCGCGCCTTCGATGCCGATCCCACCGGGATCACGGCGTACGGCACCGCCGTCGGCTACCCGCCCCTGCGTAGGTGGATCGCGGAGAAGCACGGTGTCGAGGCCGACCAGGTGCTGATCACCAACGGTTCCCTCCAGGCCGACGCCTTCCTCTTCGATCACCTGGTCCGTCGGGGCGACGCGGTGGTGGTCGAGCGCCCGACGTACGACCGGACCCTGCTCAACCTCCAGCAGATGGGCGGTGAGATCCACGGCGTGACGATCCAGCCGGACGGTCTGGACACCGCCGAGCTGCGCAAGCTGCTGGAGTCGGGGGTCCGGCCGCGGCTGGCCCACGTCATCCCGAACTACCAGAACCCGGCCGGCGTGACCCTGTCCCTGGAGAAGCGCCGGGAGCTGCTCGACCTCGCGGCCGAGTACGGCTTCACCATCTTCGAGGACGACCCGTACGCGGACATCCGGTTCCGGGGTGAGCCGCTGCCGTCGATGCTGTCGATGGACACCCGGGGTGTGGTGGTGCACGCCTCCAGCTTCACCAAGACGGTCTGCCCGGGCGTCCGGGTCGGCTACCTGGTCGGTCCGGCCGAGTTGATCGCCGCGATCGCCAAGAAGGCGACCAGCCTCTACATCTCGCCCGGCATGGTCTCCGAGGCGATCGTGCACCAGTTCTGTGTCTCCGGGGACATCGAGCGGTCCATCCACACCGTGCGTACCGCCCTCGGCGAGCGGGCCGCGGTGCTCGCCGAGTCGCTGCGCCGGCACATCCCCGAGGCCCGGTTCGTCGAGCCGGACGGTGGCTACTTCCTCTGGGTGGAGCTGCCGGAGGACGTCGAGGTGGACCGGCTCGCCCCGGCCGCCGCGGAGCGTGGCGTCGCGGTGGTCAAGGGCAGCGACTTCCTGGTGGACGGCGGCCGGCACGCGCTGCGGCTGGCGTTCTCCGCGGTGACCGCGGACCGGATCGACGAGGGCGTCCGGCGGCTGGCCGAGGCGATGGCCGCCGTTCGGGGCTAG
- a CDS encoding 3'(2'),5'-bisphosphate nucleotidase CysQ: MAQDRTSQPDDQAFAEWLAGRAGAALTALRDQQGFADPAALKDAGDRRSHHLLTTALARWRPADAVLSEEQVDARRAWSAGERAARLDAERVWIIDPLDGTREFSEAGRTDWAVHVALWRRSAGPDGALVAGAVGLPARTTLDGGQLVLGTGCPPPPAADGPIRIAVSRSRPPAFVGELVRLLGAQAVPMGSAGVKVCAVVTGEVDAYVHAGGQYEWDSAAPVAVALGAGMYASRIDGSPLRYNRSDPRLPDLLVCRPDLADQLLHAISRTGVEMPAPAVADSPGQPFGRVSR; this comes from the coding sequence ATGGCCCAGGACCGGACCAGCCAGCCTGACGACCAGGCCTTCGCGGAGTGGCTGGCCGGACGCGCGGGCGCGGCGCTGACCGCGCTGCGGGACCAGCAGGGCTTCGCCGACCCGGCCGCGCTCAAGGACGCCGGCGACCGCCGGTCGCACCACCTGCTCACGACCGCGCTGGCCCGCTGGCGGCCGGCGGACGCGGTCCTCTCCGAGGAGCAGGTCGACGCGCGGCGGGCCTGGTCGGCCGGGGAACGCGCGGCCCGACTCGACGCGGAACGGGTCTGGATCATCGATCCGCTCGACGGCACCCGGGAGTTCTCCGAGGCCGGCCGGACGGACTGGGCGGTGCACGTGGCGCTCTGGCGACGCTCGGCCGGCCCGGACGGTGCTCTGGTCGCGGGCGCGGTCGGCCTGCCGGCTCGCACCACACTGGACGGCGGCCAGCTCGTCCTCGGCACCGGCTGCCCGCCCCCGCCGGCGGCGGACGGCCCGATCCGGATCGCGGTCAGTCGCAGCCGCCCGCCGGCCTTCGTCGGCGAACTGGTCCGGCTGCTCGGCGCCCAGGCGGTGCCGATGGGTTCCGCCGGGGTGAAGGTGTGCGCGGTGGTGACCGGCGAGGTCGACGCGTACGTCCACGCGGGCGGCCAGTACGAGTGGGACAGTGCCGCCCCGGTCGCGGTGGCCCTGGGCGCCGGGATGTACGCCTCCCGGATCGACGGCTCGCCGCTGCGCTACAACCGGTCCGACCCGCGCCTGCCCGACCTGCTGGTCTGCCGCCCGGACCTGGCCGACCAACTGCTCCACGCCATCTCCCGGACCGGAGTCGAGATGCCCGCTCCGGCCGTCGCCGACAGCCCTGGCCAGCCGTTCGGCCGAGTGTCACGGTGA